DNA sequence from the Strigops habroptila isolate Jane chromosome 4, bStrHab1.2.pri, whole genome shotgun sequence genome:
TGTCCACTTGCCCCTCTTCAGATTTTAGAGATGTTTAAAGCTCTAGATCAAATCAGCTAATTTGTGATATGTTAAATGGCTGAATCTAAATGGGGCTTACTGAACGGGTTTTTAATTGCCACACAGGAGCCACACCACTCCCAAGCTTTTTGAATGTCAGAAGACCCCTTTTATCATTATTGCGTGTATGCACGTGCATGTTTTTAACGTAAATGTTTGGGCAGTGCTTCCTCTGCAGTAGCAGAAGGGGTATTCCTTCTCCACTCAGTTCCTTAGTTCTGTCTACTCAGGAAAGGGTCTTTAAAGAAACTTTGGACAGTCACTTCAGCCAGAGGCAGGttgatgattttaaagcaaCAACGTCAGTAGAACCCAGAATCATTGGTTTTGAATTATTACTCTGCTGTGAAAAGTTAAATACCACCACATAGCCTGGAACTGCAAAAGCATGTAAACAAGCAGtacaacaaaccaaaaaagacagTGCTTAGTCCTCTTAGGGTCTGGAAATATCTTTCTTTGATCTAATCCTACAACCTCTGTGggttgttctgttttttctttccttgctctttAGCTTATCTACATTGCTTGCTCATATGCCACTGTGTATCTGATCTACATGAAATTTAAGGCTACCTATGATGGAAATCATGACACATTCAGAGTGGAGTTTCTGATAGTTCCTGTTGGTGGACTCTCATTTCTTGTCAATCATGACTTCTCTCCTCTGGAGGTGAGTTGATTGTGGGTGGGAGGTTatacttttttctctgaagagttTAGAACACGAAGATGAGCATTTTCAGGCTGATCGAGGAATGCTGAAAAGATGCCTACATGAAGTAGGTTCGGGCTACTCCTGTTACCTTAATGCGTCTTTACAGTGTGGGTTTCTGTGAAGATTTAAGGCACTTCAGGTGGCTAGCATTATTACCAACATTGATCATTTCATTAAGCAGAAGACTGTCTTTTTCCCAGTGCACTGATGGTTATATTAATACAGAAGtatctttcttttgttgtttggtATTGAAACGCCCTAGGCTGCAGTTCGTGAATAGTTGATGCCACCTggtgaaaacaaaaggaattatTATACTTAAATTTTGAAGAATTGAAATGGTCTGGAGTATTAGAATTGTGTTGtatttgaaatgcagctttgtgttttcctgtcagaaaaattacattaaaaatgtaattctagAGAGTTCAAACAGGTAATTTTCCCACAGAATAGAGAATAACTTTAGATGCTTATTTTAAGTAGACTGagctgcatttttatatttattagaATTAAATGATTTTATTAGTAAAGGAATTTTAATTGCAACACTTGGagacattattttaaattttgttctgTATTAACTCATTCTTCAAACCAATAGATTAAAAAAGTTAGAAGAACATGGCAGGGGCGGGGGGAAAACTTGATTATCTTCCCTGTGGCATTTCACAGCACCAGCTCTGTAAGCTGTATTTCATGGTACTGTGAACCCTGAACTGATGGATGCACATAAGTTTCCTCATGAGTAAACCCGTGCCTGCCAGCTCGCTAGACAGCTGGTTTGGAGAGTGTTGTCTGCCAAGAGAGTTGTTCCCTAGTACCATCCTGAGGTTGATTATAAAGCTTTCACTTAGTTTTTCCTGTACCAGGAAGGATAGTTTGCTGAAATACTGTACCTGTTCATAACATTGTTAGAGAGTAAAGAGCAAAGCCAAGTCAAATATCTTCTGGGCTTCTGTTATCAGTAAGACAGTTGAATGTAcctgtggtttggttttgttttcctttcagatacTGTGGACCTTCTCCATCTATCTTGAATCGGTTGCTATTCTCCCTCAACTTTTTATGATCAGCAAAACTGGGGAAGCAGAGACCATCACTACTCACTATCTTTTCTTCTTGGGTCTGTACCGTGCCTTGT
Encoded proteins:
- the KDELR2 gene encoding ER lumen protein-retaining receptor 2 isoform X2 encodes the protein MKEICTTGISGKSQLLFALVFTTRYLDLFTSFISLYNTSMKLIYIACSYATVYLIYMKFKATYDGNHDTFRVEFLIVPVGGLSFLVNHDFSPLEILWTFSIYLESVAILPQLFMISKTGEAETITTHYLFFLGLYRALYLVNWIWRYYFEGFFDLIAVVAGVVQTVLYCDFFYLYVTKVLKGKKLSLPA